One segment of Drosophila ananassae strain 14024-0371.13 chromosome 3R, ASM1763931v2, whole genome shotgun sequence DNA contains the following:
- the LOC6497891 gene encoding cytoplasmic protein NCK1 isoform X2 yields the protein MSRRLPPDPAEAIGSAIVKYNYQAQQPDELSLTKGTRILILEKSNDGWWRGQSGNSVGWFPSNYTTEDCDNDGEIHTYAMAENVLDIVVALYSFTSNNDQELSFEKGDRLEIVDRPASDPDWYKARNNQGQVGLVPRNYLQELNDYLTTPYRNTSAAGNGNGGSNGGAGGGGGGTDSMERRNDGNKSASQPSGQPIERPNLAGKSWYYGAITRSQCDTVLNGHGHDGDFLIRDSETNMGDYSVSLKAPGRNKHFRVHVEQNMYCIGQRKFHSLDQLVDHYQRAPIYTNKQGEKLYLVRSLPKANGT from the exons ATGTCCCGACGACTGCCCCCCGATCCCGCCGAGGCCATCGGCTCGGCGATCGTCAAGTACAACTACCAGGCACAGCAGCCGGACGAGCTATCGCTGACCAAGGGCACCCGGATCCTCATCCTGGAGAAGTCCAACGACGGATGGTGGCGCGGCCAGAGCGGCAACTCCGTCGGCTGGTTCCCCAGCAACTACACAACGGAAGATTGTGATAACGATGGAGAGATCCACACCTATGCCATGGCGGAGAATGTGCTCGACATTGTG GTTGCTCTCTACAGCTTCACGTCAAACAACGACCAGGAGCTCTCGTTCGAGAAGGGCGATCGCCTGGAGATCGTGGATCGGCCAGCCTCCGATCCAGACTGGTACAAAGCTCGCAACAACCAGGGCCAAGTCGGTTTAGTTCCACGCAACTATCTCCAAGAGCTCAACGACTACCTGACCACGCCGTATCGCAACACGAGTGCCGCTGGCAACGGGAATGGCGGTAGCAACGGAGGAgccggcggcggtggtggcggcACCGACTCCATGGAGCGCCGCAACGATGGCAACAAGTCTGCGTCGCAGCCCTCTGGCCAGCCGATCGAGCGTCCCAACTTGGCGGGCAAGTCGTGGTACTACGGAGCCATAACCCGCAGCCAGTGCGACACGGTGCTCAACGGCCATGGCCACGACGGTGACTTCCTCATCAGAGACAGTGAGACTAAC ATGGGCGATTACTCGGTTTCGTTAAAGGCACCGGGACGCAACAAGCACTTCCGCGTGCACGTGGAGCAGAACATGTACTGCATCGGACAGCGCAAGTTCCACTCCCTGGACCAGCTGGTCGACCACTACCAAAGAGCGCCCATCTACACGAACAAGCAGGGCGAGAAGCTGTATCTGGTGCGGTCCCTGCCGAAGGCCAATGGCACGTAA